GCACCACCTCCCGCCAAGCGGGGGACCGGCCCCCCGGCTGAACCAGCACCCCGACGCCGTTGGCCGCGACGCGCTCGTAGAGCTGCAAGGGCAGCTCGCTCGTTCCCCGCAGGTACAGCGCGAGGCGATCCAGGCGCAGCTTGTCGAAGGAGCCCCCCCCCGTGGTGCGCAGGCGCAGCCGAAGACCCGCCCGAACCCCCGGGACGGCCCCCGCCCCGAAGGCGCCCCCACCCCCGGTCACGTAGGCGGCCTCGGCGAGCTCCAGGGGCCAGAGGGTCACGTCGTGGGCTGTGCGGTACTCGCACGGGGTCTGCTCGCCCTTGGCGAGCGGGGTGCGCAGCGCGCTGCCCCGGGGCACCACGAAGCCCTCCTGGAGGCTTCCCTCGGTGGGGTCGGGCTGGAGCTCCACCACCGCCATGGAGGGCGTGGGGGCCAGATAGTGGGGATAGACGAGCTCCAGGAGGTGCCGGGTGAACCGGGGAAACTCCGCGTCGAGCTTGAGCTGCACCCGGGCGGTGAGAAAGGCGAACCCCTCCAGGAGACGTTCCACGTAGGGGTCGCTGCACTCCAGGCCTTCCAGGCCGAGCCGGGCGGCGACCTTCGGGAACTCCTTGGCGAACTCCCCGCCCATCTCCCGGACGAACTGGAGCTCCCGGTTGTAGTAGCGCAGCAAACGGGGGTCCATCAGCCGCCGCTCCCCCGGGACTCGGTGACCCGGGCGCTCCCCGCCTCCAGGTCGAACTCGGTGCGCAGGAGCAGGTGCAGGGGCACCGGCTCGGCCCAGAGCTCACCCTCGATCTCGAAGGCGATGACGTTGTGGGAGGCGTCGTCCGCGCTCTCCACTGCCCGCACCGAGAGGGAGTTTCGCAGGATGCGCGGCTCGAAGTCCCAGATGGCCTGCCGGAGCGCCCGCTCCACCTCCCTCAGATCGGCGCTCGCCGCGGTGCGGCCGGCGAGATCCGGCACGCCGTAGTTGAGCACG
This region of Thermodesulfobacteriota bacterium genomic DNA includes:
- the tssE gene encoding type VI secretion system baseplate subunit TssE, with translation MAETGRRQERLQPSLLDRLTDDEPQKQVEARERRVLSIGKLREGVKRDLSWLLNCGNLEAAQDLSAFPLAARSVLNYGVPDLAGRTAASADLREVERALRQAIWDFEPRILRNSLSVRAVESADDASHNVIAFEIEGELWAEPVPLHLLLRTEFDLEAGSARVTESRGSGG